GTCCACCATGACAAAGAGCAAAATCTTAAAAGGCATGGAGATCATGATCGGCGGGAGCATTAACATCCCCATGGACATTAATGTACTGGCCACGATCATATCGACCACTAAAAATGGAATATACAAGATGAAACCCATGGTGAAAGCAGTCTTTAATTCACTGATGATAAAGGATGGCACAATAACGTGGAGCGGAATCTCTTCATAATTGGCCGGCCTGGTTGTAATCTCCCCTATGCGCATGAACAAACGGAGATCCTCATTCCGAACGTGTTTCCCCATGAAGTTTTTGACCGGCTTCTCCGCTTCCTTTAAAGCTTCTTCAATTGTAATTTTACCCGCGAAAAAAGGAGTCAAGGCATTTTGCCGCACTTCGGACCAGGTGGGGGCCATAATATAAAAAGTAAGGAAAAGGGCAAGCCCAATAATCACCTGGTTCGGAGGGGATTGTTGCAGGCCGATGGCGCTCCGGGTAAAGGAAAGGACCACGACTATCCGCGTAAATGCGGTAAACATAATTAGAATGGCCGGAGCCAGCGAAAGAATGGTAATTAAAGCTAAAATCCGGAGACTGGCAGCAACCTGCTCCGGATCATCCGTGTTTGTCCATCCAATTTCAATTTGGGGAAGAGCTGGCTGCCCTAAACTTACTTTGCTGCTGATCAGGGTTAGGAGTAACCCCAGAAAAACAATGATCAGAAAACGCCTTTTATCCATCGCTCTTATACCCTCGGTGGGTTCGATATTTCATCAGTCTCTCCTCAATTCTCTGCGTTGGTGTCATCACATCCGGCGGTGGAGCCGATCCAACCTCACCAAAACCACCATTCAGTAACCCTTTTAGATGATCGGCAAACCCTTTCCCGCCCCCTTGACGGCCGGTAACCGGAGGAGCAAGTTCCGCCTGGATAGTGCCAAGCAGATCGGGGTCGCTGATCTCCGTCAAAAGCGTCAGATTGCGTTCCGCCGCCCCCACGAGAAACAATTGTTTACCCACCATTATCAGGTGCACGGCCCGGTTGGGGCCCAAGTGGAGTGTATCCACCAAGCGCAGATGGAGACCGGAGCGCCCACCAGCCACCCTCCCCAGCCAACGTGCCGCTTTCGATGCGAGATAAAGGACAAGCACGAAGCAGAGGAGATAGGAGATGAGCTGGAAATAGGAGAAACTGGGTTCTGGGGTAACCTCCTGTGTTATACTGAACGTTTCGCTATCAAACTCGGCCAACGGGATGAAGAATCCAAGTAAAGTATGTAAAGGATAAAGACTGGTCATCATTGGATTACTTTGCGAACCGCCTCTAAAACCCGATCCGGTTGGAACGGTTTCACGACGAAATCCTTTGCCCCGGCTTGAATCGCATCGATCACCATGGCCTGCTGTCCCATGGCGCTACACATAATAATCAACGCATTCTGGTCGATCTTTTTGATCTCCTTTACTGCGGTAATTCCGTCCATTTCGGGCATTGTAATGTCCATGGTTACTAAATCGGGTCTTAATTCCTTGTATTTTTCTACTGCTTTTACTCCGTCTTCTGCTTCGCCGATTACTTCGAAACCGCCCTTCTTTAAAATGTCTTTGATCATCATGCGCATAAAGGCAGCGTCATCCACTACTAATACACGATTTTTCACGGAACTTCCCCCCTACTGTAAATTGTTAACTCTTTCGAATGGACTAACAATGTCGGTAATTTTAACGCCAAAGTTCTCATCGATCACAACCACTTCTCCTTTGGCGATCAACTTGCCGTTCACCAGAATATCCACCAGTTCCCCGGCTAGCCGGTCCAGTTCAATCACCGACCCGATCCCCAGCTCCAAGATCTCTTTGATCCGCATCTTGGTACTGCCCAACTCCACGCTGAGCTCCAAGGGAACATCCAAGAGCAGATCGAGGTTGCTCGGCCCATCCATGAGCGGGGCTGACTCTAAGGTCCTAAACTGAACTGGCCGGACTGACCCGTCCGCTTTGGGTTTTTCCCGATCCAATGGTTTTTTCCGGTTCGTTTTTGGTTGTTCTGCCATTTTCTCCTCTATCGGTTCCTGTTCATTCGCGTTAATTAAGGTCTTTGCCATCTCACGGGCAAAGAGATACGGAATGACCAGCATTATTTGGCTGTCAACCAAGCCTTCAATGACCAACCGAAAATAGACCACAGCAACCAGGTTGTCCTTGATAAACTGGGCGCTGAACTCGTCCAGGTTTTTCATGGACAAAATACGGGTCCGCGGCGGGGCAATCTCCACTCTGAGATCAAAAAGGGATGACATCGAAGTCGAAGCCTTCCCGATCATCTGGTTCATTGCTTCCGCAATGGCACTAATCTCCATTTCGCCCAGATTCGTGTTGGGGGACGTCCCGTCCCCGCCCAACATTAGGTCGGCGATCACCGCGGCGTCATGCATCTGAATAAGAAGAAGGTTGGTCCCTTTTAAACCGGTTGTATAATCAACTTCCGCCGCAAGACAAGGCTTCGGGTATTTACGGATTAGTTCGCTGAGCTCCGACAGTTCAACACTGGGCGTGTTCAATTCGACCCGACGGTTTAAAAGCAGGGACAAGGCGGTGGCACCGGAACCAAACGAGATGTTCCCGATCTCACCCAACGCGTCCCTTTCCATCGGGGTCAATTCGGCTGTTTCTTCATTAAGGAGCGCATTTATTTCTTCCTGCGACAACATTTCATTTGACATCGCGTTCACCACCTTTTTGTTTAATCCCGTAGAGTTGGACCGCTAATTTATCATTGGAAAGGCCGGGGAAACCCAGGTACTTTTCTTCATGGCCGACTTTCACCGTTAATGGTTCTTTAATTGACTGGTTCAGCTTAATGACATCGCCCACATCCAAACTCAACATTTCCCGTACACTGACCGTTGCCTTCCCCAACTCGACTTCAACAGGCAAAACCGCTTCGGTCAAACGTTTTTTCAAGGTGGTAACCGCCTCGGCAGTAAAACTCTTCTTCGCACTGGCAAACCAGTATTGAGAGCTCAGCCGGTCTAGAAGTGGTTCCAAGAGGATATACGGGTAACACACATTCATCAAGCCGCTGATGGCCGCAATTTTCACATCCAAAGTCACCAGGATGACCATCTCCGTCGGAGGGATCACCTGGGTAAACATGGGGTTTGTCTCCATACCCTGGTATTCAGGTTCGACATCGACCACATTACTCCAGGCTTCCTTGATACAGTTGGCCATCCGCATGACGACCCGCTTGGTAACCATCTGTTCAATCTCGGTTAACTCGCGGATAATCCCGTCGTAAGCGCCTTTCCCGCCCAGAAGCCGGTCGATGAAGCCAAAAGCCAGGTTTGGCGCAAACTCAAAAACCATACTCCCTTCCAGCGGTTTTAAAGCTAGAACATTGATCACGGTTGGATTTTGGAGGGATTTAATAAACTCTTCATATGTCAACTGGTCCACGGAAGCCACTTCCGACTGGACCATCGCCCGGAGATAGGCGGACAAGGAAGAGCTTAAGATGCGGGAAAAGTTTTCATGGATCATGACAATCGTGCGGATTTGGTCTTTTGCGAATTTGCTTGGCCGTCGGAAGTCGTAGGGACGGATCTTTCGCGACTGGTCTTCGGTTTTCGCCGATTCAGCATCAATGGCCCCTGATGAAAGCGCCTGCAAAAGAGCATCTATTTCATTTTGGGTCAGAATCTCGGCCAAAGCGCCACCCCCGTTACGTTACAATAAAATCGGTGAAGAAAATATCGAGCACTTTGCCCTCCGGTAAAATATTGTTGATAGCAGTAATTATTTCGGTGCGAAGTTTGCTATTTCCTTCTTTTTCCCTTAATTCTTCAGAAGTTTTCCCCCGGCAAATACTGATCACAAGGTCCCGTACTTGCGCTTTTCGTTTTTCGATCTCCTGTTGGGTTCTTTCGGAATCCAAAACCAAGGTAAAATTGAGCCGGAGGTATTTTTGTTTGAGGGGATCCGCCAAATTGACCAGCACTTCATCCCCCAAGGGCATGAGATACTTGACTTCGGTCCCGGCGGTCACTTTTGTGTACCGCTCTTTAGCCGGCATGATCTTGTAGATAAAAAACATTGTCGCACTGAACACCGCCGCAAAAAAGATCAAAAGACAGACGGTGATGGTGATGATGATCTGATTTGCTTTTCCGTTTTTATCTGACATGCTGATCCCACCTATAAATTATTCCTGGAGAGCAGAAGAAGATCGACTCTCCGGTTGCGTATCCTGTTTTCTTCGGAATCATTGGGCGCAATCGGCCTGAATTCGGCGAAGCCGGTTGCTCCCAGTCGACTTGGTTCGATGCCCACTTCTTCGATGAGAAACCGGGTGACATTGGTCGCCCGGGAGGTCGAAAGCTCCCAGTTGGACGGGAAGATCCGGCTGCGGATCGGCAAATCGCAGGTGTGTCCCTCCACCCGGATATCGTGGTCGTCAGCGGCCAGGATCCGGCCGACGCGGCTGAGCAGACTACGCGCCTCCGGCCGCAGCTGGGCCGAACCGATGTCGAAAAAGATCTTCTCCTTAAAGCTGATGATTAGCCCCCGTTCCTCCTGAAAGATCTCCACCGCCGCCCCCACGCCTTCCTCCGCCAGCATGGCCTCAATCTCCTCATAAATCACTTGAAATTCGGCGTTGACGGGCGAGGAAATCTCAAAAGGCATCTGTTCACCCAATGGATACTTCCCACCGTATACGATGCTGGGGGAACCGCTAAAAACCGACCTTAAGGAAGCGGCAATCTGTTCGTATTTGTCCGCGTTCACATTGGAGAAGGCAAACAAGAGGACGAAAAAGGTCAACAGGTTGGTGACCAGATCCGAATAGGTGGTCATCCACGGGGGAGCACCTCTCGGTTGTTCTTTTGGTTTCTTCTTATACATGGAGCCCAACTCCTTCAATCCGGTCGCGCCCGACGTTTTCCCGACGCGCCGGCGGGAGGAAAGATTTGAGTTTCTCTTCAACGATCCGCGGGTTTTCACCTGCTTGCACCGAAAGGATTCCCTCCACCATCACCTGCCGGATCATAACCTCCTCCTGACTGCGGATGCCCAATTTGGCCGCAATCGGGTTAAACAAGAAATAAGCCATTAAGGCCCCGTATAAAGTTGTCAAGAGGGCCACCGCCATCGCCGGCCCAACCGTGCTGGGGTCATCCATATTCCTTAACATCTGAATTAAACCGATGATTGTTCCGATCAAGCCGAAAGACGGAGCCAGAGTCCCCCAGGCCTCCCAAAAAGTCTTGTTCTCGTTGTGCCTTTCTTCCAGAAAACCAATTTCAATCTCCAAGATATTTTTCACCAATTCCGGGTCGGTCCCGTCCACCACCAGTTGGATCCCTTTTTTCAAGAAATCATCCGACGAATTGGCGATCTCGTCTTCCAGAGCCAGAAGACCCTCCCGCCTCGCCTTTTCGGCGTAACGGACCAGGGTGTTGATGATCTCTTCCAGCGAATAGGTCTGCGTAAAAAACGCCCAACGCACACTCTTGAATGCTCTCACAAACCGCTCCAGCGGAAAATTGATCAGCATGGCGGTAAAGGAGCCCCCGATGGTGATATAAACCGAATTCAAACTCAAAAACCCAAGTAAAGTACTGAGACTTCCCCCGGCACAACCGAGGAGAATCAAAATGGTACCGACAACCAAACCGATGATCGTTGCCAGATCCAACACTACTCACCTCGATTCTCTGTTGAAACCCATTCCCGTCCGCCTTCGTCAAGCTGCCGGCGGTAGGCGATTATCTTCTCTCTGATCTCGGTCGCACTCTCCTTCACCACGACCTTTTTCCCGGTGACGAGAGAAATCACGGTATCCGGCGTTTCTTCCATAAACTCAATGAGGTGGGGGTTGACCCAAAATTCTTCGCCACTGAACCGGGTAACTTTAATCAAGCGACATGCCCACCCTTCTGTAATACTTGGCATAATAATTAGCGGTGAGGGGGTGTTCCCTTACCCCCTCACCCCTCGCCTACATTACCGTTTGAGGTTAACCAACTCCTGAAGCATTTCATCGGAGGTCGTGATGATCCGCGAGTTCGCCTGGAAACCCCGTTGGGTGACGATCATGTCCGTAAACTCCTGCGACAAATCGACGTTGGACATCTCCAAAGCCCCCGGGGTAATCCTCCCCGCACCGCCAACCCCGGAGATATTGATCTGGGCTTCCCCGGAGTTGCTGGAGGTCCGGAACATGGTCTCTCCCAATTTTTCGAGCCCGGCGGGATTGGTGAAAGTGGCAATGGCAATCTGCGCCACGTTCTTGGTTAACCCGTTCGTGAAGATGCCGATCACCGTACCCGAACTGTCGATGCGGTAACTGTCCAAATACCCCATGCGGTAACCGTTTTGCTTATAACCCACTGAAGAGTCCTCCGCATGCTGCTGGCTTATGGCCGAAAAATCAATGGTAATATCCAGAGCTTCCACCCCGGGCCCTGGTGTCCAAGTAATAGTTGCTTCCGTTCCAGCTGGGAGATGCCCAAAAGTATCAAAGTTAAGGGTTGCTCCTGGGTCAATTACAGTTGGTGGTGTAGCACTATCTTGGACTTGCCAATTCCACTGCCCCACCGCCGTCTTGGTAAAGACAATCTGGATCGTATGGGGGTTCCCCAAGGAATCATAAACCTGTAAATTCCGCGTGAAGCTTTCACCATCAGGCGTTGACGAGTTTAAGTTTCCGGTTAAAGTTATCTCCGAAGTAGCCTGTGGATCAATCGTGGTCCCGATCGGTAAAGTAATCCCTTGGGGATTCCCGCCGGTCTGGATCTCTCCAGCATCATTGGCCATCCACCCTTGTAACTGGAGACCATTACCATAGACCAGACGACCAGAGGTATCCATGGTAAAGTTTCCAGCCCGGGTGTAATATCTTTGGTTGCCTTCCCCGCCAAGGATAAAAAAGCCATTCCCCTGGATGGCCAGGTCGGTATTGACCCCGGTGGTCTGCAAGTTCCCGGGGGTATGGAGGACGTCGATGCTGGAGAGGGTGACCCCCAGTCCGACTTGTTGCGGGTTAATCCCACCCCGGTTACCCTGGGGTGCGGTTGCCCCCCGCAACGTCTGCGAAAGCGCATCCGCAAAAGTAACCCGGCTGGTTTTGTAACCAACCGTATTTACGTTGGCAATGTTGTTGCCGATGACATCCATCCGTACTTGATGGTTGCGGAGTCCGGAGACTCCGGCAAACATGGAACGCATCATTTTTAATCTAACCTCCTATTCTTCCCATTTTCCTTCCGAAAGTGGGTTTTGTCCGGTCCTCCGCGGTCGTTTGGAGGACTGACGGCTTCCTCTAGGAGGTCCAGCCTATTTGTTCTGGACAAAAACCGCACTGTCGATATTGGTAAAGACATTCTCTTTTAAACTACGGGCATCCACCGCGGTAATCACGGTCCGGTTTTCCACACTAACCACCAAGGCAACTTGGTCCAAGACCACCAGGGATTCTTTGCACCCCTTCGCCTGCGCTTTCTGGACGGCCTCCCGAAGGCCCGCCATGTCCTGAGGAGAAAGGGTAATCCCCCGTTCCATCATACGTTTCTGCGCATGGGCGGAAATTTTAATCTCGGTGCCTAATTTCGATTCCAGAATCTTCTGGAAATCGCCGGTCGCTCCGGGCTTTGGTACCGTTCGGCGCTCCGCCGGGGTAACCCTGGGTGTCTGCGTTACTGGTGAAATTGGTGGAATGATCCGGTCAGTCATTGTCATCCCCCCTAAACAACTCCCCAGACATCGGCCAGGGGCACCTCTTCCTCTCCTTCTCCGTTGTGATAAACGATATACGGTCCACCGTCTTTCAACCGGTAACCAGTGATCAGTACCTCCTTAAAGTCAACGACTTCCCCAATTTCGTTATAAACACGGATAAAGGCTTTCCGGCCGACAAGTCCGTGCAGATATTGTTCCAAGCCCTTCTCATCCATCACCGAGACGACCTGGTCGGACCTGATCTCCCGTCCGCTGTCCAACATTAAGTAGGTTTGGCCGCCGTAGCTTCGTACGCCGGTGACTTGGCCGTAAACCATCTCGCTCAGGCCTCCTTCGTGAAACTCCTGGGCAATTACGGAGCGGCCAAGCATCGCCGTTGCTTGTTGGAGCTCGCTGACACGGTAGAGGTTCTGCATCTGCTCCAACGCGGAGAACTGAGCCATCTGGGCAATGAAATCCCGGTCTTTCATGGGGTCCAACGGATCCTGGTAGCGGAGTTCCATCACCAACAAGTTGAGAAAAGCGTCTTTCCCCAGGAAGTCATTGGCGGATTTGATCACGGTTGAACTGGTGTAGCTGCTGCCCACTGGTGTAATCATTTTTTCACCTCCTCTCCTTTTAGATTCTCAGGTTAACCATGCCGTGCCAGGCTTCCTCCCCCAAGATTGGCTCTTCCACCATGAACATTTCGGCGGTGGGGTTCCAACCGGTGTTTTGCCGGAAGTGTTCACCACCGGCCATGTTCTGGTTCGGCAGTTGGGAATCGGTTCCGGTTTGGACGCTAACCTGCAAGAGATCGACCTGCATTCCGGCTTCCTCCAAGGCGGCACGGAGCTGCGGCAAATTGGCCTCGATTAAGGACTGGACGCCCTGACTTTCCGTGACGAACCGCGCCGCAACCAAATCCCGTTCCACCACGAGGGAGAGTTCCAGTTTACCAAGTTCGGCCGGTTCCAACTGAATTTGGATCTTGGTCATGCCGTCCTTCACCATGAGACGGGCGCCGCTCACAATCTGGGCGGCCAAATCTTCCCTGGTGATTACCGGAGCAAACGGTTCCGGCGCTGCGGTGGGGTCTTCCAGACTCTCTTCGTGGTGGACGGCTTCACCCGCAACCGGGCTAAAGTTCTGGCCAAGGAGCTCTCCGTTTAAACGGGTTTTCCCTGTCTTAAGCACAGTTTTCGGTTCGCGCTCCGCCGTGGCCGACAACGCCTCCCAACCGTCATGGTCGCCCGCAGTTTCCGGACGGCCGCCCTGCCAGGTAGTTTCCGCGTTTTCGGTTCTCCCTTCGGTTTCGGATCCGGTGGCCTCCCCTGCTGCTTTGAAGGTTCCCATCATTCCGGAAGCCAGCTTAGCCCCAGGGTTTTCTCCTGCCGCCGTGGCAACCATACCCATTATTCCGGTATTACCGGCGGGTTCTGTCCTGGCGGGGATTTCGGATGTGTTTATGTGCGCTTCAAACCCGGTGGTTTCAGCCTTTAACCCAAGTTGGGCATCGTCGTCAATCCCCTCCGAGGCCGCCTCCGCAAGGTCCTCGGGTTGGAAAACAGAATTTTCCTCACCC
The window above is part of the Capillibacterium thermochitinicola genome. Proteins encoded here:
- the fliP gene encoding flagellar type III secretion system pore protein FliP (The bacterial flagellar biogenesis protein FliP forms a type III secretion system (T3SS)-type pore required for flagellar assembly.) encodes the protein MDKRRFLIIVFLGLLLTLISSKVSLGQPALPQIEIGWTNTDDPEQVAASLRILALITILSLAPAILIMFTAFTRIVVVLSFTRSAIGLQQSPPNQVIIGLALFLTFYIMAPTWSEVRQNALTPFFAGKITIEEALKEAEKPVKNFMGKHVRNEDLRLFMRIGEITTRPANYEEIPLHVIVPSFIISELKTAFTMGFILYIPFLVVDMIVASTLMSMGMLMLPPIMISMPFKILLFVMVDGWNLVVRSLLTGY
- the fliY gene encoding flagellar motor switch phosphatase FliY — its product is MSNEMLSQEEINALLNEETAELTPMERDALGEIGNISFGSGATALSLLLNRRVELNTPSVELSELSELIRKYPKPCLAAEVDYTTGLKGTNLLLIQMHDAAVIADLMLGGDGTSPNTNLGEMEISAIAEAMNQMIGKASTSMSSLFDLRVEIAPPRTRILSMKNLDEFSAQFIKDNLVAVVYFRLVIEGLVDSQIMLVIPYLFAREMAKTLINANEQEPIEEKMAEQPKTNRKKPLDREKPKADGSVRPVQFRTLESAPLMDGPSNLDLLLDVPLELSVELGSTKMRIKEILELGIGSVIELDRLAGELVDILVNGKLIAKGEVVVIDENFGVKITDIVSPFERVNNLQ
- the fliM gene encoding flagellar motor switch protein FliM, whose protein sequence is MAEILTQNEIDALLQALSSGAIDAESAKTEDQSRKIRPYDFRRPSKFAKDQIRTIVMIHENFSRILSSSLSAYLRAMVQSEVASVDQLTYEEFIKSLQNPTVINVLALKPLEGSMVFEFAPNLAFGFIDRLLGGKGAYDGIIRELTEIEQMVTKRVVMRMANCIKEAWSNVVDVEPEYQGMETNPMFTQVIPPTEMVILVTLDVKIAAISGLMNVCYPYILLEPLLDRLSSQYWFASAKKSFTAEAVTTLKKRLTEAVLPVEVELGKATVSVREMLSLDVGDVIKLNQSIKEPLTVKVGHEEKYLGFPGLSNDKLAVQLYGIKQKGGERDVK
- a CDS encoding flagellar hook capping FlgD N-terminal domain-containing protein, which produces MITPVGSSYTSSTVIKSANDFLGKDAFLNLLVMELRYQDPLDPMKDRDFIAQMAQFSALEQMQNLYRVSELQQATAMLGRSVIAQEFHEGGLSEMVYGQVTGVRSYGGQTYLMLDSGREIRSDQVVSVMDEKGLEQYLHGLVGRKAFIRVYNEIGEVVDFKEVLITGYRLKDGGPYIVYHNGEGEEEVPLADVWGVV
- a CDS encoding response regulator: MKNRVLVVDDAAFMRMMIKDILKKGGFEVIGEAEDGVKAVEKYKELRPDLVTMDITMPEMDGITAVKEIKKIDQNALIIMCSAMGQQAMVIDAIQAGAKDFVVKPFQPDRVLEAVRKVIQ
- a CDS encoding flagellar hook protein FlgE, producing MMRSMFAGVSGLRNHQVRMDVIGNNIANVNTVGYKTSRVTFADALSQTLRGATAPQGNRGGINPQQVGLGVTLSSIDVLHTPGNLQTTGVNTDLAIQGNGFFILGGEGNQRYYTRAGNFTMDTSGRLVYGNGLQLQGWMANDAGEIQTGGNPQGITLPIGTTIDPQATSEITLTGNLNSSTPDGESFTRNLQVYDSLGNPHTIQIVFTKTAVGQWNWQVQDSATPPTVIDPGATLNFDTFGHLPAGTEATITWTPGPGVEALDITIDFSAISQQHAEDSSVGYKQNGYRMGYLDSYRIDSSGTVIGIFTNGLTKNVAQIAIATFTNPAGLEKLGETMFRTSSNSGEAQINISGVGGAGRITPGALEMSNVDLSQEFTDMIVTQRGFQANSRIITTSDEMLQELVNLKR
- a CDS encoding motility protein A, giving the protein MLDLATIIGLVVGTILILLGCAGGSLSTLLGFLSLNSVYITIGGSFTAMLINFPLERFVRAFKSVRWAFFTQTYSLEEIINTLVRYAEKARREGLLALEDEIANSSDDFLKKGIQLVVDGTDPELVKNILEIEIGFLEERHNENKTFWEAWGTLAPSFGLIGTIIGLIQMLRNMDDPSTVGPAMAVALLTTLYGALMAYFLFNPIAAKLGIRSQEEVMIRQVMVEGILSVQAGENPRIVEEKLKSFLPPARRENVGRDRIEGVGLHV
- a CDS encoding TIGR02530 family flagellar biosynthesis protein → MTDRIIPPISPVTQTPRVTPAERRTVPKPGATGDFQKILESKLGTEIKISAHAQKRMMERGITLSPQDMAGLREAVQKAQAKGCKESLVVLDQVALVVSVENRTVITAVDARSLKENVFTNIDSAVFVQNK
- a CDS encoding flagellar basal body-associated FliL family protein, translated to MSDKNGKANQIIITITVCLLIFFAAVFSATMFFIYKIMPAKERYTKVTAGTEVKYLMPLGDEVLVNLADPLKQKYLRLNFTLVLDSERTQQEIEKRKAQVRDLVISICRGKTSEELREKEGNSKLRTEIITAINNILPEGKVLDIFFTDFIVT
- a CDS encoding OmpA/MotB family protein; the protein is MYKKKPKEQPRGAPPWMTTYSDLVTNLLTFFVLLFAFSNVNADKYEQIAASLRSVFSGSPSIVYGGKYPLGEQMPFEISSPVNAEFQVIYEEIEAMLAEEGVGAAVEIFQEERGLIISFKEKIFFDIGSAQLRPEARSLLSRVGRILAADDHDIRVEGHTCDLPIRSRIFPSNWELSTSRATNVTRFLIEEVGIEPSRLGATGFAEFRPIAPNDSEENRIRNRRVDLLLLSRNNL
- a CDS encoding FliO/MopB family protein, giving the protein MMTSLYPLHTLLGFFIPLAEFDSETFSITQEVTPEPSFSYFQLISYLLCFVLVLYLASKAARWLGRVAGGRSGLHLRLVDTLHLGPNRAVHLIMVGKQLFLVGAAERNLTLLTEISDPDLLGTIQAELAPPVTGRQGGGKGFADHLKGLLNGGFGEVGSAPPPDVMTPTQRIEERLMKYRTHRGYKSDG
- a CDS encoding flagellar hook-length control protein FliK; the encoded protein is MPVAAGLGERTEQAFFAQTGTTRAADAKGRTSGKEAGDRKFERLFQGMVRTEKEKGKERPPNRPVANDELRSQLMLLYPELSTSALDQGQVAAGEADGEFLNALPNAEDLQTLTPTAEAVLAALTEAPAEAGWAEAVATGLANYLPEETVDNKALEGTLPAQAAALAVQEGTRRLKPPGAKHPAQAAALAVQEGEENSVFQPEDLAEAASEGIDDDAQLGLKAETTGFEAHINTSEIPARTEPAGNTGIMGMVATAAGENPGAKLASGMMGTFKAAGEATGSETEGRTENAETTWQGGRPETAGDHDGWEALSATAEREPKTVLKTGKTRLNGELLGQNFSPVAGEAVHHEESLEDPTAAPEPFAPVITREDLAAQIVSGARLMVKDGMTKIQIQLEPAELGKLELSLVVERDLVAARFVTESQGVQSLIEANLPQLRAALEEAGMQVDLLQVSVQTGTDSQLPNQNMAGGEHFRQNTGWNPTAEMFMVEEPILGEEAWHGMVNLRI
- a CDS encoding flagellar FlbD family protein; translation: MPSITEGWACRLIKVTRFSGEEFWVNPHLIEFMEETPDTVISLVTGKKVVVKESATEIREKIIAYRRQLDEGGREWVSTENRGE